Proteins encoded in a region of the Stieleria neptunia genome:
- a CDS encoding chorismate transformation enzyme, FkbO/Hyg5 family, whose protein sequence is MLMSQQQHRLVQLDDVTRLALMITPTDFGDPIDQAREAISAIRSILGRQSVLMTLTKQTVFVRSADDIPTFQNLFKAIYRDRVPATSFVIQPPCGGQALAIEAWALGGEGIRVDFPLPDLVTVSYDGLRWIYVAGITSPPQASCASDESEDSFRRLAERLQHVDASFNDVCRIWLYQGGITELESRPSGEPIERYRELNRARAEFFQRLEAAGQINTTRDGHSFYPASTGIGMAGPGLTVSCLGLQTDRDDVSLHPLENPQQTSAFDYARKFSPQSPLFSRAMAVKIGDHVTTWISGTASILDSESVHLGDVAKQTEQTIDNIENLISGKNFERHGLPGLAAELTDLAKVRVYVKRPEDYETCRSICEARFGSVPAIYAVADVCRPELLVEIEGVAFSDVSPAS, encoded by the coding sequence ATGTTAATGAGCCAACAGCAACACCGACTCGTCCAACTCGATGACGTCACACGTCTTGCGCTGATGATCACGCCGACCGACTTCGGTGATCCGATCGACCAGGCTCGGGAGGCGATTTCGGCGATCCGATCGATTCTGGGGCGACAATCGGTTCTGATGACGTTGACGAAACAGACCGTCTTTGTCCGCTCGGCCGACGACATCCCGACATTCCAAAACCTGTTCAAGGCGATTTACCGAGACCGGGTGCCGGCGACCAGTTTCGTGATCCAACCGCCCTGTGGCGGTCAAGCGTTGGCGATCGAAGCCTGGGCACTGGGCGGCGAGGGGATCCGGGTCGATTTCCCGTTACCCGATCTGGTCACGGTTTCCTACGACGGACTCCGCTGGATCTACGTCGCGGGCATCACCTCGCCACCGCAAGCCAGCTGTGCGTCTGACGAATCCGAAGACTCGTTTCGTCGACTGGCCGAACGATTGCAGCATGTCGATGCCAGTTTCAACGACGTTTGCCGGATCTGGTTGTACCAAGGCGGCATCACCGAGCTGGAATCGCGCCCGTCGGGTGAGCCGATCGAGCGTTATCGAGAACTCAACCGGGCGCGCGCGGAATTTTTTCAACGGCTCGAAGCGGCCGGGCAGATCAACACGACGCGCGACGGGCACTCGTTTTACCCGGCCAGCACGGGGATCGGAATGGCCGGCCCCGGTCTGACCGTCAGTTGCCTCGGTCTGCAAACCGATCGTGACGATGTTTCGTTGCATCCCCTGGAAAACCCTCAGCAGACATCGGCGTTTGACTACGCGAGAAAGTTTTCGCCCCAAAGCCCGCTCTTTTCGCGCGCCATGGCCGTCAAAATCGGCGACCACGTGACCACCTGGATCTCCGGGACCGCCAGTATTCTGGATTCGGAAAGCGTCCACCTGGGCGACGTCGCAAAACAGACCGAACAGACGATCGACAACATCGAAAACCTGATCAGCGGCAAGAACTTTGAGCGTCATGGGCTGCCGGGGCTGGCCGCCGAGTTGACGGATCTGGCCAAAGTCCGTGTGTATGTCAAACGTCCGGAGGACTATGAGACGTGTCGGTCGATTTGCGAAGCCCGGTTCGGATCCGTGCCGGCCATCTACGCCGTGGCGGATGTGTGTCGGCCCGAACTGCTGGTCGAAATCGAAGGCGTCGCGTTTTCCGATGTTTCCCCCGCGTCCTAA
- a CDS encoding DUF1553 domain-containing protein yields MWILACAASLSITLLCGLVWWLTIPDTGDDPSRLANQRPADGSGRSAAALPAEPTPDPTPSHLASPNATGRLLANVDSGSSPPHSIANPATMVTASGLGRSAPSAVPDVREIYESSNPIHGRNAVDDDVFRQLIALGIKPAKLCSDEVFLRRVYVDVLGTLPTVQEAKSFLDNHREHKRQRLIDELLKRREFADYWAMKWCDVLRVKAEFPVNLWPGAAQAYHRWIHSAIKRNLPYDEFARELLTASGSNFRTPQVNFYRALQSKEPEAISHVVALTFLGERTDGWPETRRAGVAQFFSKVGYKPTGEWKEEIVFFDRRRNGADPNQAVDAVYPSGVSVRIPPDQDPRQVFADWLTDRRNPWFARAVTNRIWYWLLGRGIVDPPDDVRHDNPPANLPLLNTLARELVASDYDIKHVYRLILNSSAYQLSCIAESEDDRAAEHFAYYPTQRLDAEVLIDAICQITGTTETYMSIIPEPFTFLPESHRAILLPDGSITSSFLEMFGRPARDTGLLSERNNRLTASQALHLLNSNHIRNKIERGPGIRSLIQQGRDSWDTAERIYLAILSRRPTENELNTAAALCDDPRGARELAWVLINSDEFLFRH; encoded by the coding sequence ATGTGGATCCTGGCCTGTGCGGCGTCACTTTCGATCACCTTGTTGTGCGGTTTGGTCTGGTGGTTGACCATTCCCGATACCGGCGACGATCCATCGCGGCTGGCAAATCAACGCCCCGCCGACGGCTCGGGACGTTCGGCCGCCGCGTTGCCGGCTGAACCGACGCCGGACCCAACCCCAAGCCATCTGGCGTCGCCCAACGCGACGGGACGTTTGTTGGCCAACGTCGACTCGGGATCCTCGCCGCCCCACTCGATCGCAAACCCGGCGACGATGGTCACCGCCTCCGGGCTCGGCCGATCCGCCCCAAGCGCCGTTCCCGATGTCCGCGAAATCTATGAAAGTTCCAATCCGATTCATGGCCGCAACGCCGTCGACGACGATGTCTTTCGACAATTGATCGCGCTGGGCATCAAACCCGCCAAACTCTGCTCCGACGAAGTCTTCCTGCGCCGCGTCTATGTCGATGTGTTGGGAACCCTGCCCACGGTTCAGGAGGCGAAATCGTTCCTGGATAACCACCGGGAGCACAAACGCCAAAGGCTGATCGATGAGTTGCTCAAGCGACGTGAATTCGCCGACTATTGGGCGATGAAATGGTGCGACGTCTTGCGGGTCAAAGCGGAGTTCCCGGTCAATCTATGGCCCGGGGCGGCACAGGCCTACCACCGCTGGATCCATTCGGCGATCAAACGCAATCTGCCCTACGACGAATTTGCACGCGAACTGTTGACGGCGTCCGGAAGCAACTTTCGAACCCCCCAAGTCAATTTCTATCGGGCGCTTCAAAGCAAGGAACCCGAGGCGATCTCGCACGTGGTCGCGTTGACGTTTCTCGGCGAACGCACCGACGGTTGGCCAGAGACGCGTCGCGCCGGCGTGGCGCAATTCTTTAGCAAGGTCGGGTATAAACCGACCGGCGAATGGAAAGAAGAGATCGTGTTCTTTGATCGACGGCGCAACGGAGCCGATCCCAATCAAGCCGTCGACGCCGTCTACCCCAGCGGCGTGTCGGTCCGCATTCCGCCGGATCAGGATCCACGTCAAGTTTTTGCCGATTGGCTGACCGACCGCCGCAACCCCTGGTTCGCCCGCGCGGTCACCAATCGCATCTGGTACTGGTTGCTCGGTCGCGGCATCGTTGATCCGCCCGACGATGTGCGGCATGACAACCCGCCGGCCAACCTGCCACTGCTCAACACGCTCGCCCGTGAACTGGTCGCGTCGGACTATGACATCAAGCACGTTTATCGCTTGATCCTCAACTCCAGTGCCTACCAACTCTCTTGCATCGCCGAATCGGAGGACGACCGCGCGGCCGAGCACTTTGCCTATTACCCCACGCAGCGACTGGACGCCGAGGTCTTGATCGATGCGATTTGCCAAATCACCGGCACGACCGAAACCTACATGAGCATCATTCCGGAACCGTTTACGTTCCTGCCCGAGTCGCATCGCGCGATCCTGCTGCCCGACGGCAGCATCACCAGCAGTTTCCTGGAAATGTTCGGCCGCCCCGCGCGTGACACCGGTCTGTTGTCCGAACGCAACAACCGCCTGACAGCTTCGCAGGCGCTGCATCTGCTCAATTCCAATCACATCCGCAATAAGATCGAGCGCGGACCGGGGATCCGATCGTTGATCCAGCAGGGCCGCGATTCCTGGGACACCGCCGAGAGGATTTATTTGGCCATTCTGTCTCGACGACCGACCGAAAATGAACTCAACACGGCAGCGGCGCTCTGTGACGATCCGCGGGGAGCACGCGAGCTGGCTTGGGTCCTGATCAATAGTGATGAGTTTTTGTTTCGACATTGA